The Candidatus Goldiibacteriota bacterium genome has a window encoding:
- a CDS encoding DUF4412 domain-containing protein, which produces MKKLLLLFVLISVFVLSVSAENVFKYIPYKSASWEVKTVVEGAYPMKMDQKVFYKSNKMRIEGIYKNPDSGKNEEQVIIVTNEATYMYMPQSKSGFKYSNKSDANPQKISNVQAQYRDKAKKTGSEKVNGVMCEIWQYTVDEDGGDMKVKEWRGKDGFIYRTVSETLKGDKSKYTSDVISLKKDVKLADSLFEIPGDIKMVDMENLLKGMQPDVKKAGNKKAAQDDSVDEDEDVGGKMQEKAAQEAADMLKGMFGQ; this is translated from the coding sequence ATGAAAAAGTTACTGTTGCTGTTTGTTTTAATTTCTGTTTTTGTGCTTTCAGTTTCCGCGGAAAATGTTTTTAAATACATTCCTTACAAAAGCGCTTCCTGGGAAGTAAAAACTGTTGTTGAAGGCGCATACCCGATGAAAATGGACCAGAAAGTATTTTATAAGAGTAATAAGATGAGGATAGAAGGTATTTATAAAAACCCGGATTCGGGCAAAAACGAAGAACAGGTAATAATTGTAACAAATGAAGCAACGTACATGTACATGCCGCAGAGCAAAAGCGGTTTTAAATACTCAAATAAAAGCGACGCCAATCCGCAGAAGATTTCAAACGTACAGGCACAATACAGGGATAAAGCAAAAAAAACCGGCTCTGAGAAAGTTAACGGCGTTATGTGCGAAATATGGCAGTACACTGTTGATGAAGACGGGGGCGATATGAAAGTTAAAGAGTGGAGGGGGAAAGACGGTTTTATTTACAGGACGGTATCAGAAACTTTAAAAGGGGATAAGTCAAAGTACACAAGCGATGTTATATCACTGAAAAAAGATGTTAAACTGGCAGATTCGCTTTTTGAAATTCCCGGCGATATAAAAATGGTTGATATGGAAAATTTGTTAAAAGGCATGCAGCCGGATGTTAAAAAGGCAGGAAATAAAAAAGCCGCGCAGGATGACAGCGTGGATGAAGATGAAGATGTGGGCGGTAAGATGCAGGAAAAAGCGGCGCAGGAAGCGGCTGACATGCTTAAAGGAATGTTTGGACAATAA